The following are from one region of the Populus trichocarpa isolate Nisqually-1 chromosome 8, P.trichocarpa_v4.1, whole genome shotgun sequence genome:
- the LOC18101895 gene encoding phospholipase D zeta 1 isoform X4, translating into MASSAQLMGGGSVGGGGPRYVQMQSEPSTPLQPPSSSIISSFFSFRQGSTPESGRIFDELPQATIVSVSRPDPSDISPVQLSYTIEVQYKQFKWRLLKKAAQVFYLHFALKKRVFFEEILEKQEQVKEWLQNLGIGDHTPMVNDDDDADDETIPLHHDESAKNRDVPSSAALPVIRPALGRQNSMSDRAKVTMQQYLNHFLGNMDIVNSREVCKFLEVSKLSFSPEYGPKLKEEYVMVKHLPRIVKDDDSRKCCACSWFSCCNDNWQKVWAVLKPGFLALLADPFDTKLLDIIVFDVLPASDGSGEGRVSLAAEIKERNPLRHGFKIYILLYKEVALALKINSVYSKTKLLSIHENVRVLRYPDHFSTGVYLWSHHEKLVIVDHQICFIGGLDLCFGRYDTCEHRVGDCPPQVWPGKDYYNPRESEPNSWEDMMKDELDRGKYPRMPWHDVHCALWGPPCRDVARHFVQRWNYAKRSKAPYEEAIPLLMPQQHMVIPHYMGQNREMEVERKGIKDDVKGIKRQDSFSSRSSLQDIPLLLPQEAEGPDDSGVGPKLNGMDSTPGRSLPHAFWKSKIELVVPDISMTSFVDNNGSDLHVKMSSDFSAQPGTKASDLEWWETQERVDQVGSPDESGQVGPRVSCHCQVIRSVSQWSAGTSQIEESIHCAYCSLIEKAEHFVYIENQFLISGLSGDDIIRNRVLEALYRRIMRAFNDKKCFRVIIVIPLLPGFQGGVDDGGAASVRAIMHWQYRTICRGQNSILHNLYDHLGPKTHDYISFYGLRSYGRLFDGGPVATSQVYVHSKIMIIDDRTTLIGSANINDRSLLGSRDSEIGVLIEDKELVDSLMGGKPRKAGKFTLSLRLSLWSEHLGLHSKAINKVIDPVIDSTYKDIWMSTAKTNTMIYQDVFSCVPNDLIHTRAALRQSMVSRKDRLGHTTIDLGIAPQKLESYQNGDIKNTDPLERLQSTRGHLVSFPLEFMCKEDLRPVFNESEYYASQVFH; encoded by the exons ATGGCATCGTCAGCGCAATTAATGGGAGGGGGGAGTGTTGGCGGCGGCGGTCCCCGTTACGTACAAATGCAATCAGAGCCATCAACGCCGTTACAACCACCATCATCCTCAATCATATCTTCCTTCTTCTCTTTCCGTCAAGGTTCGACACCGGAATCCGGCCGGATTTTCGATGAATTACCACAAGCTACTATTGTATCCGTCTCTCGACCCGACCCCAGCGATATTAGTCCTGTTCAATTATCTTATACTATCGAAGTTCAATATAAGCAG TTCAAGTGGAGATTATTGAAGAAAGCGGCACAagtgttttatttacattttgcATTGAAGAAACGGGTGTTTTTCGAGGAAATTCTTGAGAAGCAAGAGCAg GTTAAAGAATGGCTTCAAAATCTAGGAATAGGAGATCATACACCAATggttaatgatgatgatgatgccgaCGATGAGACCATTCCATTGCATCATGATGAGAGTGCCAAAAACAG AGATGTTCCATCAAGTGCTGCTTTACCAGTTATCCGTCCAGCGTTGGGAAGACAGAATTCAATGTCGGACCGTGCAAAGGTTACAATGCAACAATATTTAAACCACTTTTTAGGGAACATGGATATTGTGAACTCCCGAGag GTTTGCAAGTTTTTGGAGGTCTCTAAGCTGTCATTTTCACCAGAATATGGCCCTAAGCTGAAAGAAGAATATGTTATGGTGAAGCATCTACCACGAATAGTGAAGGATGATGATTCCAGGAAATGTTGTGCTTGCAGTTGGTTTAGTTGCTGTAATGACAACTGGCAGAAG GTGTGGGCTGTTTTGAAACCAGGATTCTTGGCACTGCTGGCTGATCCTTTTGATACCAAGCTTTTggatataattgtttttgatgTATTACCTGCTTCAGATGGAAGTGGTGAAGGCCGAGTGTCATTAGCAGCGGAAATAAAGGAGCGGAATCCTTTACGACATGGTTTTAAG ATATATATTCTTCTCTATAAAGAGGTGGCTCTTGCTCTGAAAATTAATAGTGTCTATAGCAAGACAAAGCTTCTTAGTATCCATGAGAATGTGAGAGTGCTGCGCTATCCTGACCACTTTTCTACAGGTGTTTACCTTTG GTCCCACCATGAAAAGCTTGTCATTGTTGATCACCAGATTTGCTTTATTGGAGGACTGGACTTGTGCTTTGGTCGTTATGACACTTGTGAACACAGAGTGGGTGACTGCCCTCCTCAAGTATGGCCAGGAAAGGATTATTATAATCCAAG GGAATCTGAACCAAATTCATGGGAAGATATGATGAAAGATGAACTGGATCGTGGCAAATATCCTCGCATGCCTTGGCATGATGTCCATTGTGCTCTTTGGGGACCACCTTGCCGTGATGTAGCTAGGCACTTTGTACAGCGTTGGAACTATGCCAAG aGAAGTAAAGCTCCATATGAAGAAGCTATTCCACTACTTATGCCTCAGCAGCACATGGTTATTCCACACTATATGGGGCAAAACAGAGAGATGGAAGTTGAAAGAAAGGGTATCAAAGATGATGTAAAAGGAATCAAACGGCAAGATTCATTTTCATCTAGATCATCTTTACAAGACATCCCTCTTCTTTTGCCTCAGGAAGCTGAGGGGCCTGATGATTCTGGTGTAGGTCCAAAATTAAACGGGATGGACTCTACCCCTGGCAGAAGCCTTCCACATGCTTTTTGGAAATCCAAAATTGAATTGGTTGTTCCAGATATTTCAATGACAAGCTTCGTAGATAACAATGGCTCAGATCTTCATGTGAAAATGTCATCAGATTTCTCGGCGCAGCCTGGCACCAAAGCTTCAGACTTGGAGTGGTGGGAAACACAAGAAAGGGTTGATCAGGTTGGTTCTCCAGATGAAAGTGGCCAAGTTGGTCCTCGTGTTTCTTGTCATTGTCAG GTCATAAGGAGTGTGAGTCAGTGGTCTGCTGGAACAAGCCAAATTGAAGAGAGTATTCACTGTGCTTATTGTTCTCTTATTGAGAAAGCAGAGCACTTTGTCTACATCGAG AATCAATTTCTTATATCAGGTCTTTCAGGAGATGATATTATACGGAATCGTGTGTTAGAAGCTTTGTATCGGCGTATTATGCGAGCATTTAATGATAAGAAATGTTTCAGGGTCATAATTGTCATACCGCTGCTTCCAGGTTTCCAG GGTGGTGTAGATGATGGTGGTGCAGCATCTGTCAGAGCCATAATGCATTGGCAATATCGAACTATTTGCAGAGGACAGAATTCAATATTGCATAATCTTTATGATCATCTCGGTCCCAAGACACATGATTACATTTCTTTCTATGGCCTTAGATCTTATGGTCGACTTTTTGATGGTGGTCCTGTGGCCACTAGTCAG GTGTATGTCCATAGTAAAATCATGATAATAGATGACCGTACAACCTTGATTGGATCAGCCAATATCAATGACAGGAGTCTGCTTGGGTCACGAGATTCTGAG attgggGTACTTATTGAAGACAAAGAGTTAGTGGACTCGTTAATGGGAGGGAAGCCTCGGAAAGCTGGAAAATTTACTCTTAGTCTTCGCCTTTCATTGTGGTCTGAACACCTTGGTCTTCATTCCAAAGCG ATCAATAAAGTAATTGACCCAGTAATTGATTCAACCTACAAAGACATATGGATGTCAACTGCAAAG ACAAATACCATGATCTACCAGGACGTCTTCTCTTGCGTGCCTAATGATCTTATACATACCAG AGCCGCGCTCAGACAAAGCATGGTGTCCCGGAAGGATAGGCTTGGTCACACCACCATCGATTTAGGGATAGCCCCCCAAAAGCTTGAATCTTACCAAAACGGAGACATAAAAAACACCGATCCACTGGAGAGATTACAGTCGACGCGAGGACATCTTGTTTCTTTCCCTTTGGAGTTCATGTGCAAGGAAGACTTAAGACCTGTGTTTAATGAGAGCGAGTATTACGCGTCCCAAGTTTTTCATTAA
- the LOC18101895 gene encoding phospholipase D zeta 1 isoform X1, with product MASSAQLMGGGSVGGGGPRYVQMQSEPSTPLQPPSSSIISSFFSFRQGSTPESGRIFDELPQATIVSVSRPDPSDISPVQLSYTIEVQYKQFKWRLLKKAAQVFYLHFALKKRVFFEEILEKQEQVKEWLQNLGIGDHTPMVNDDDDADDETIPLHHDESAKNRDVPSSAALPVIRPALGRQNSMSDRAKVTMQQYLNHFLGNMDIVNSREVCKFLEVSKLSFSPEYGPKLKEEYVMVKHLPRIVKDDDSRKCCACSWFSCCNDNWQKVWAVLKPGFLALLADPFDTKLLDIIVFDVLPASDGSGEGRVSLAAEIKERNPLRHGFKVACGNRSIDLRSKNGARVKDWVATINDAGLRPPEGWCHPHRFASFAPPRGLSEDGSQAQWFVDGRAAFEAIALSIEDAKSEIFICGWWLCPELYLRRPFRAHASSRLDSLLEAKAKQGVQIYILLYKEVALALKINSVYSKTKLLSIHENVRVLRYPDHFSTGVYLWSHHEKLVIVDHQICFIGGLDLCFGRYDTCEHRVGDCPPQVWPGKDYYNPRESEPNSWEDMMKDELDRGKYPRMPWHDVHCALWGPPCRDVARHFVQRWNYAKRSKAPYEEAIPLLMPQQHMVIPHYMGQNREMEVERKGIKDDVKGIKRQDSFSSRSSLQDIPLLLPQEAEGPDDSGVGPKLNGMDSTPGRSLPHAFWKSKIELVVPDISMTSFVDNNGSDLHVKMSSDFSAQPGTKASDLEWWETQERVDQVGSPDESGQVGPRVSCHCQVIRSVSQWSAGTSQIEESIHCAYCSLIEKAEHFVYIENQFLISGLSGDDIIRNRVLEALYRRIMRAFNDKKCFRVIIVIPLLPGFQGGVDDGGAASVRAIMHWQYRTICRGQNSILHNLYDHLGPKTHDYISFYGLRSYGRLFDGGPVATSQVYVHSKIMIIDDRTTLIGSANINDRSLLGSRDSEIGVLIEDKELVDSLMGGKPRKAGKFTLSLRLSLWSEHLGLHSKAINKVIDPVIDSTYKDIWMSTAKTNTMIYQDVFSCVPNDLIHTRYDTSLIISPTMLSNWVRARALTDCFLSPNTRRAALRQSMVSRKDRLGHTTIDLGIAPQKLESYQNGDIKNTDPLERLQSTRGHLVSFPLEFMCKEDLRPVFNESEYYASQVFH from the exons ATGGCATCGTCAGCGCAATTAATGGGAGGGGGGAGTGTTGGCGGCGGCGGTCCCCGTTACGTACAAATGCAATCAGAGCCATCAACGCCGTTACAACCACCATCATCCTCAATCATATCTTCCTTCTTCTCTTTCCGTCAAGGTTCGACACCGGAATCCGGCCGGATTTTCGATGAATTACCACAAGCTACTATTGTATCCGTCTCTCGACCCGACCCCAGCGATATTAGTCCTGTTCAATTATCTTATACTATCGAAGTTCAATATAAGCAG TTCAAGTGGAGATTATTGAAGAAAGCGGCACAagtgttttatttacattttgcATTGAAGAAACGGGTGTTTTTCGAGGAAATTCTTGAGAAGCAAGAGCAg GTTAAAGAATGGCTTCAAAATCTAGGAATAGGAGATCATACACCAATggttaatgatgatgatgatgccgaCGATGAGACCATTCCATTGCATCATGATGAGAGTGCCAAAAACAG AGATGTTCCATCAAGTGCTGCTTTACCAGTTATCCGTCCAGCGTTGGGAAGACAGAATTCAATGTCGGACCGTGCAAAGGTTACAATGCAACAATATTTAAACCACTTTTTAGGGAACATGGATATTGTGAACTCCCGAGag GTTTGCAAGTTTTTGGAGGTCTCTAAGCTGTCATTTTCACCAGAATATGGCCCTAAGCTGAAAGAAGAATATGTTATGGTGAAGCATCTACCACGAATAGTGAAGGATGATGATTCCAGGAAATGTTGTGCTTGCAGTTGGTTTAGTTGCTGTAATGACAACTGGCAGAAG GTGTGGGCTGTTTTGAAACCAGGATTCTTGGCACTGCTGGCTGATCCTTTTGATACCAAGCTTTTggatataattgtttttgatgTATTACCTGCTTCAGATGGAAGTGGTGAAGGCCGAGTGTCATTAGCAGCGGAAATAAAGGAGCGGAATCCTTTACGACATGGTTTTAAG GTTGCATGTGGAAACAGAAGCATAGACTTGAGATCTAAAAATGGTGCTAGAGTTAAAGATTGGGTTGCTACAATTAATGATGCTGGACTTAGGCCTCCTGAGGGTTGGTGTCATCCTCATCGTTTTGCCTCTTTTGCTCCTCCTAGAGGTTTGTCTGAAGATGGTAGTCAGGCCCAGTGGTTTGTAGATGGTAGGGCAGCTTTTGAAGCCATTGCTTTATCAATTGAGGATGCTAAATCTGAG ATATTTATTTGTGGCTGGTGGCTGTGCCCAGAGCTTTATCTACGACGTCCTTTTCGTGCTCATGCCTCCTCTAGACTTGATTCTTTGCTGGAAGCCAAAGCTAAACAAGGGGTTCAG ATATATATTCTTCTCTATAAAGAGGTGGCTCTTGCTCTGAAAATTAATAGTGTCTATAGCAAGACAAAGCTTCTTAGTATCCATGAGAATGTGAGAGTGCTGCGCTATCCTGACCACTTTTCTACAGGTGTTTACCTTTG GTCCCACCATGAAAAGCTTGTCATTGTTGATCACCAGATTTGCTTTATTGGAGGACTGGACTTGTGCTTTGGTCGTTATGACACTTGTGAACACAGAGTGGGTGACTGCCCTCCTCAAGTATGGCCAGGAAAGGATTATTATAATCCAAG GGAATCTGAACCAAATTCATGGGAAGATATGATGAAAGATGAACTGGATCGTGGCAAATATCCTCGCATGCCTTGGCATGATGTCCATTGTGCTCTTTGGGGACCACCTTGCCGTGATGTAGCTAGGCACTTTGTACAGCGTTGGAACTATGCCAAG aGAAGTAAAGCTCCATATGAAGAAGCTATTCCACTACTTATGCCTCAGCAGCACATGGTTATTCCACACTATATGGGGCAAAACAGAGAGATGGAAGTTGAAAGAAAGGGTATCAAAGATGATGTAAAAGGAATCAAACGGCAAGATTCATTTTCATCTAGATCATCTTTACAAGACATCCCTCTTCTTTTGCCTCAGGAAGCTGAGGGGCCTGATGATTCTGGTGTAGGTCCAAAATTAAACGGGATGGACTCTACCCCTGGCAGAAGCCTTCCACATGCTTTTTGGAAATCCAAAATTGAATTGGTTGTTCCAGATATTTCAATGACAAGCTTCGTAGATAACAATGGCTCAGATCTTCATGTGAAAATGTCATCAGATTTCTCGGCGCAGCCTGGCACCAAAGCTTCAGACTTGGAGTGGTGGGAAACACAAGAAAGGGTTGATCAGGTTGGTTCTCCAGATGAAAGTGGCCAAGTTGGTCCTCGTGTTTCTTGTCATTGTCAG GTCATAAGGAGTGTGAGTCAGTGGTCTGCTGGAACAAGCCAAATTGAAGAGAGTATTCACTGTGCTTATTGTTCTCTTATTGAGAAAGCAGAGCACTTTGTCTACATCGAG AATCAATTTCTTATATCAGGTCTTTCAGGAGATGATATTATACGGAATCGTGTGTTAGAAGCTTTGTATCGGCGTATTATGCGAGCATTTAATGATAAGAAATGTTTCAGGGTCATAATTGTCATACCGCTGCTTCCAGGTTTCCAG GGTGGTGTAGATGATGGTGGTGCAGCATCTGTCAGAGCCATAATGCATTGGCAATATCGAACTATTTGCAGAGGACAGAATTCAATATTGCATAATCTTTATGATCATCTCGGTCCCAAGACACATGATTACATTTCTTTCTATGGCCTTAGATCTTATGGTCGACTTTTTGATGGTGGTCCTGTGGCCACTAGTCAG GTGTATGTCCATAGTAAAATCATGATAATAGATGACCGTACAACCTTGATTGGATCAGCCAATATCAATGACAGGAGTCTGCTTGGGTCACGAGATTCTGAG attgggGTACTTATTGAAGACAAAGAGTTAGTGGACTCGTTAATGGGAGGGAAGCCTCGGAAAGCTGGAAAATTTACTCTTAGTCTTCGCCTTTCATTGTGGTCTGAACACCTTGGTCTTCATTCCAAAGCG ATCAATAAAGTAATTGACCCAGTAATTGATTCAACCTACAAAGACATATGGATGTCAACTGCAAAG ACAAATACCATGATCTACCAGGACGTCTTCTCTTGCGTGCCTAATGATCTTATACATACCAGGTATGATACTTCACTTATCATCTCCCCTACCATGCTCTCTAATTGGGTGCGTGCACGCGCGCTAACTGATTGCTTTCTGTCCCCGAACACCCGCAGAGCCGCGCTCAGACAAAGCATGGTGTCCCGGAAGGATAGGCTTGGTCACACCACCATCGATTTAGGGATAGCCCCCCAAAAGCTTGAATCTTACCAAAACGGAGACATAAAAAACACCGATCCACTGGAGAGATTACAGTCGACGCGAGGACATCTTGTTTCTTTCCCTTTGGAGTTCATGTGCAAGGAAGACTTAAGACCTGTGTTTAATGAGAGCGAGTATTACGCGTCCCAAGTTTTTCATTAA
- the LOC18101895 gene encoding phospholipase D zeta 1 isoform X3: MASSAQLMGGGSVGGGGPRYVQMQSEPSTPLQPPSSSIISSFFSFRQGSTPESGRIFDELPQATIVSVSRPDPSDISPVQLSYTIEVQYKQFKWRLLKKAAQVFYLHFALKKRVFFEEILEKQEQVKEWLQNLGIGDHTPMVNDDDDADDETIPLHHDESAKNRDVPSSAALPVIRPALGRQNSMSDRAKVTMQQYLNHFLGNMDIVNSREVCKFLEVSKLSFSPEYGPKLKEEYVMVKHLPRIVKDDDSRKCCACSWFSCCNDNWQKVWAVLKPGFLALLADPFDTKLLDIIVFDVLPASDGSGEGRVSLAAEIKERNPLRHGFKVACGNRSIDLRSKNGARVKDWVATINDAGLRPPEGWCHPHRFASFAPPRGLSEDGSQAQWFVDGRAAFEAIALSIEDAKSEIFICGWWLCPELYLRRPFRAHASSRLDSLLEAKAKQGVQIYILLYKEVALALKINSVYSKTKLLSIHENVRVLRYPDHFSTGVYLWSHHEKLVIVDHQICFIGGLDLCFGRYDTCEHRVGDCPPQVWPGKDYYNPRESEPNSWEDMMKDELDRGKYPRMPWHDVHCALWGPPCRDVARHFVQRWNYAKRSKAPYEEAIPLLMPQQHMVIPHYMGQNREMEVERKGIKDDVKGIKRQDSFSSRSSLQDIPLLLPQEAEGPDDSGVGPKLNGMDSTPGRSLPHAFWKSKIELVVPDISMTSFVDNNGSDLHVKMSSDFSAQPGTKASDLEWWETQERVDQVGSPDESGQVGPRVSCHCQVIRSVSQWSAGTSQIEESIHCAYCSLIEKAEHFVYIENQFLISGLSGDDIIRNRVLEALYRRIMRAFNDKKCFRVIIVIPLLPGFQGGVDDGGAASVRAIMHWQYRTICRGQNSILHNLYDHLGPKTHDYISFYGLRSYGRLFDGGPVATSQVYVHSKIMIIDDRTTLIGSANINDRSLLGSRDSEINKVIDPVIDSTYKDIWMSTAKTNTMIYQDVFSCVPNDLIHTRAALRQSMVSRKDRLGHTTIDLGIAPQKLESYQNGDIKNTDPLERLQSTRGHLVSFPLEFMCKEDLRPVFNESEYYASQVFH, encoded by the exons ATGGCATCGTCAGCGCAATTAATGGGAGGGGGGAGTGTTGGCGGCGGCGGTCCCCGTTACGTACAAATGCAATCAGAGCCATCAACGCCGTTACAACCACCATCATCCTCAATCATATCTTCCTTCTTCTCTTTCCGTCAAGGTTCGACACCGGAATCCGGCCGGATTTTCGATGAATTACCACAAGCTACTATTGTATCCGTCTCTCGACCCGACCCCAGCGATATTAGTCCTGTTCAATTATCTTATACTATCGAAGTTCAATATAAGCAG TTCAAGTGGAGATTATTGAAGAAAGCGGCACAagtgttttatttacattttgcATTGAAGAAACGGGTGTTTTTCGAGGAAATTCTTGAGAAGCAAGAGCAg GTTAAAGAATGGCTTCAAAATCTAGGAATAGGAGATCATACACCAATggttaatgatgatgatgatgccgaCGATGAGACCATTCCATTGCATCATGATGAGAGTGCCAAAAACAG AGATGTTCCATCAAGTGCTGCTTTACCAGTTATCCGTCCAGCGTTGGGAAGACAGAATTCAATGTCGGACCGTGCAAAGGTTACAATGCAACAATATTTAAACCACTTTTTAGGGAACATGGATATTGTGAACTCCCGAGag GTTTGCAAGTTTTTGGAGGTCTCTAAGCTGTCATTTTCACCAGAATATGGCCCTAAGCTGAAAGAAGAATATGTTATGGTGAAGCATCTACCACGAATAGTGAAGGATGATGATTCCAGGAAATGTTGTGCTTGCAGTTGGTTTAGTTGCTGTAATGACAACTGGCAGAAG GTGTGGGCTGTTTTGAAACCAGGATTCTTGGCACTGCTGGCTGATCCTTTTGATACCAAGCTTTTggatataattgtttttgatgTATTACCTGCTTCAGATGGAAGTGGTGAAGGCCGAGTGTCATTAGCAGCGGAAATAAAGGAGCGGAATCCTTTACGACATGGTTTTAAG GTTGCATGTGGAAACAGAAGCATAGACTTGAGATCTAAAAATGGTGCTAGAGTTAAAGATTGGGTTGCTACAATTAATGATGCTGGACTTAGGCCTCCTGAGGGTTGGTGTCATCCTCATCGTTTTGCCTCTTTTGCTCCTCCTAGAGGTTTGTCTGAAGATGGTAGTCAGGCCCAGTGGTTTGTAGATGGTAGGGCAGCTTTTGAAGCCATTGCTTTATCAATTGAGGATGCTAAATCTGAG ATATTTATTTGTGGCTGGTGGCTGTGCCCAGAGCTTTATCTACGACGTCCTTTTCGTGCTCATGCCTCCTCTAGACTTGATTCTTTGCTGGAAGCCAAAGCTAAACAAGGGGTTCAG ATATATATTCTTCTCTATAAAGAGGTGGCTCTTGCTCTGAAAATTAATAGTGTCTATAGCAAGACAAAGCTTCTTAGTATCCATGAGAATGTGAGAGTGCTGCGCTATCCTGACCACTTTTCTACAGGTGTTTACCTTTG GTCCCACCATGAAAAGCTTGTCATTGTTGATCACCAGATTTGCTTTATTGGAGGACTGGACTTGTGCTTTGGTCGTTATGACACTTGTGAACACAGAGTGGGTGACTGCCCTCCTCAAGTATGGCCAGGAAAGGATTATTATAATCCAAG GGAATCTGAACCAAATTCATGGGAAGATATGATGAAAGATGAACTGGATCGTGGCAAATATCCTCGCATGCCTTGGCATGATGTCCATTGTGCTCTTTGGGGACCACCTTGCCGTGATGTAGCTAGGCACTTTGTACAGCGTTGGAACTATGCCAAG aGAAGTAAAGCTCCATATGAAGAAGCTATTCCACTACTTATGCCTCAGCAGCACATGGTTATTCCACACTATATGGGGCAAAACAGAGAGATGGAAGTTGAAAGAAAGGGTATCAAAGATGATGTAAAAGGAATCAAACGGCAAGATTCATTTTCATCTAGATCATCTTTACAAGACATCCCTCTTCTTTTGCCTCAGGAAGCTGAGGGGCCTGATGATTCTGGTGTAGGTCCAAAATTAAACGGGATGGACTCTACCCCTGGCAGAAGCCTTCCACATGCTTTTTGGAAATCCAAAATTGAATTGGTTGTTCCAGATATTTCAATGACAAGCTTCGTAGATAACAATGGCTCAGATCTTCATGTGAAAATGTCATCAGATTTCTCGGCGCAGCCTGGCACCAAAGCTTCAGACTTGGAGTGGTGGGAAACACAAGAAAGGGTTGATCAGGTTGGTTCTCCAGATGAAAGTGGCCAAGTTGGTCCTCGTGTTTCTTGTCATTGTCAG GTCATAAGGAGTGTGAGTCAGTGGTCTGCTGGAACAAGCCAAATTGAAGAGAGTATTCACTGTGCTTATTGTTCTCTTATTGAGAAAGCAGAGCACTTTGTCTACATCGAG AATCAATTTCTTATATCAGGTCTTTCAGGAGATGATATTATACGGAATCGTGTGTTAGAAGCTTTGTATCGGCGTATTATGCGAGCATTTAATGATAAGAAATGTTTCAGGGTCATAATTGTCATACCGCTGCTTCCAGGTTTCCAG GGTGGTGTAGATGATGGTGGTGCAGCATCTGTCAGAGCCATAATGCATTGGCAATATCGAACTATTTGCAGAGGACAGAATTCAATATTGCATAATCTTTATGATCATCTCGGTCCCAAGACACATGATTACATTTCTTTCTATGGCCTTAGATCTTATGGTCGACTTTTTGATGGTGGTCCTGTGGCCACTAGTCAG GTGTATGTCCATAGTAAAATCATGATAATAGATGACCGTACAACCTTGATTGGATCAGCCAATATCAATGACAGGAGTCTGCTTGGGTCACGAGATTCTGAG ATCAATAAAGTAATTGACCCAGTAATTGATTCAACCTACAAAGACATATGGATGTCAACTGCAAAG ACAAATACCATGATCTACCAGGACGTCTTCTCTTGCGTGCCTAATGATCTTATACATACCAG AGCCGCGCTCAGACAAAGCATGGTGTCCCGGAAGGATAGGCTTGGTCACACCACCATCGATTTAGGGATAGCCCCCCAAAAGCTTGAATCTTACCAAAACGGAGACATAAAAAACACCGATCCACTGGAGAGATTACAGTCGACGCGAGGACATCTTGTTTCTTTCCCTTTGGAGTTCATGTGCAAGGAAGACTTAAGACCTGTGTTTAATGAGAGCGAGTATTACGCGTCCCAAGTTTTTCATTAA